In one Winogradskyella sp. MH6 genomic region, the following are encoded:
- the ybeY gene encoding rRNA maturation RNase YbeY, which translates to MISFNYETDFKLENETKISEWISKAINSENCKEGELSYIFCSDDYLHKINVDFLNHDTLTDIISFDYSVGKELHGDIYISVERVEDNAKDFDVSFEDELARVMIHGILHYCGYKDKSDEDAKLMRTKEDYYLSTRS; encoded by the coding sequence ATGATTAGTTTTAATTACGAAACCGATTTTAAATTAGAGAATGAAACCAAGATTTCCGAGTGGATTTCTAAAGCCATCAATTCAGAAAATTGTAAAGAAGGAGAATTGAGTTACATCTTTTGTTCTGATGATTATTTGCATAAAATCAATGTCGATTTTTTAAATCACGACACGTTAACAGACATTATCAGCTTTGATTATTCAGTAGGAAAAGAACTACACGGGGATATTTACATTTCTGTAGAACGCGTAGAAGATAATGCTAAAGATTTTGATGTTTCTTTTGAAGATGAATTAGCTCGCGTTATGATTCACGGCATTCTACATTACTGTGGATATAAAGACAAGAGTGATGAAGATGCTAAGTTGATGCGTACTAAAGAAGACTACTATTTGAGTACGCGTTCTTAG
- a CDS encoding DUF4175 family protein, translated as MSNFETIKNKLQQFIKKYYTNELLKGAILFFAIGLLYLIITLFVEYVFWLNPTARTILFWVFVAVEVALFVKFIAIPLSHLFNLRQGIDYETASKLIGNHFPEVNDKLLNVLQLNQSPQQSDLLLASIEQKSQELQPIPFKSAINFKTNTKYLKYAAIPVVIILLSYITGKIDWFSDSYERVVNYKTAYEPPAPFQFFVLNENLQAIEGKDFKLKVKTAGDVIPENAQIQFNGQSYYLQQVTPGEFQYTFNLPKNNIEFSLSANDVNSKSYELQVVNTPNLVNFEMLLDYPSYTQKQDEVLKSTGSAVVPEGTKVTWKAMTKATNAVHIYAEDTLAFLKNDNNNFEATKRLFRNYNYSISTSNENLKDYENLAYNISVVKDLHPELNIKMQIDSLDQQSMYFYGQASDDFGLSKLNLVYYPTEDETQKEVEPISVSKSNFSEFVSAFPNQFNLEEGVSYQLYFEVYDNDAIHNYKRTKSSVFSYRKLTKDEEEQKQLQEQNETIKDIGKTFEKLEEQDKKLEEFSKTQKEKQELNFNDKKKFEDFLKRQKQQEQLMKNFNKKLQDNLEEFQEEKKEDQFKEDLKERLKENEEKLKQDEKLLEELEKLKDKINKEEFTQKLEELAKQNKNKKRSMKQLLELTKRFYVMKKAEKIANQLDDLAKKQEALSNKDKENTKEKQDELNKEFEKLQKDIEDLKQEDRRLQKPMNVPVDEFLEDGVKFDQKEAKEALEKKEEKESEGKPSEAQEQQQNAQEKQKKAAKKMKQMSEQMMQMMSGGGGGGGDQASEDADALRQILENLLLFSFDQEELMNTFESIDINNNKYGKYIISQSNLREHFEHIDDSLFALSLRQPKISEKVNEQITEVYFNIDKALGQLTENRLYQGVSSQQYVVTASNELASFLSDVLDNMEMQMNSAMGSGGGGGQQLPDIIMSQEELNKQMEEGVKKNEQGKQGEEGQKGEGEKPGQEGSEGKEGEGKQQGEQGQQGEQGQSGNQGQSGQSGENGQSGEQQGKGGENGKNGQQNGEGNKEGGEGQKGKYGKGENGKGGKNGNGSNGDGNGEEQNDGYGEGGREEQNEELFKIYQQQQQLRQALEDRLSKEGKIESAGELIKQMEDIELDLLNYGFTNQTLQKMMDVQHQLLKLENATFMQGQDTKRESETNKKDFNNNNPSQIPTAKQYFNTTEILNRQALPLQNHFKKKIQEYFKSND; from the coding sequence ATGAGCAATTTTGAAACCATAAAAAACAAACTACAGCAATTCATTAAAAAATATTACACTAATGAACTGCTAAAAGGCGCAATTTTATTTTTCGCCATTGGTTTGTTATACCTCATTATTACGCTGTTTGTAGAATATGTGTTTTGGCTCAACCCAACAGCAAGAACCATTTTGTTTTGGGTGTTTGTAGCCGTTGAGGTCGCGTTGTTTGTAAAGTTTATTGCCATTCCGTTATCCCATTTATTTAATCTAAGGCAAGGTATTGATTATGAAACCGCTTCAAAATTAATAGGCAATCATTTTCCTGAAGTCAATGATAAACTATTGAATGTACTTCAGCTCAACCAAAGTCCACAGCAATCCGATTTATTATTGGCAAGCATAGAGCAGAAGTCTCAAGAGTTGCAACCCATTCCGTTTAAATCGGCAATCAATTTTAAGACCAACACCAAGTATTTAAAGTATGCGGCTATTCCTGTAGTCATTATTTTGTTGTCTTATATCACAGGAAAGATCGATTGGTTTAGTGATAGTTACGAGCGTGTAGTCAATTACAAAACAGCTTATGAGCCACCAGCACCTTTTCAATTTTTTGTTCTGAATGAAAACTTACAAGCTATTGAAGGTAAGGACTTTAAGTTAAAAGTAAAAACCGCAGGAGATGTCATTCCAGAGAATGCGCAGATTCAATTCAACGGTCAATCGTATTATTTGCAACAGGTTACGCCAGGTGAATTTCAATACACGTTCAATCTTCCGAAAAACAATATAGAATTTAGTTTATCAGCTAACGACGTCAATTCAAAATCGTATGAGTTACAGGTTGTAAACACACCAAACTTGGTCAATTTTGAAATGCTGTTAGACTATCCATCGTACACACAAAAACAAGATGAGGTATTAAAAAGCACAGGTTCTGCGGTTGTTCCAGAAGGGACAAAAGTCACTTGGAAAGCAATGACTAAAGCCACAAATGCGGTTCATATTTATGCCGAAGATACCTTAGCGTTTTTAAAAAATGACAATAACAATTTTGAAGCCACTAAGCGATTATTCAGAAATTATAATTATAGCATTTCAACCAGTAACGAGAATTTAAAGGATTACGAAAATCTGGCTTATAATATTTCTGTGGTTAAGGATTTGCATCCTGAGCTCAACATTAAAATGCAAATCGATTCCTTAGACCAACAAAGTATGTATTTCTATGGTCAGGCGAGTGATGATTTTGGCTTGTCAAAACTGAATTTGGTGTATTATCCAACAGAGGATGAAACTCAGAAAGAGGTAGAGCCGATTAGCGTTTCCAAATCTAATTTTAGTGAGTTTGTGAGTGCGTTTCCAAATCAATTCAATTTAGAAGAAGGAGTCAGCTACCAATTGTATTTTGAGGTTTATGATAACGATGCTATTCACAATTACAAACGCACAAAAAGTAGTGTGTTTAGCTACCGAAAATTAACTAAGGACGAAGAAGAGCAGAAGCAGTTACAAGAGCAGAATGAAACGATAAAGGATATTGGCAAAACGTTTGAAAAATTAGAAGAGCAAGACAAAAAGCTTGAAGAATTTTCTAAAACCCAAAAGGAAAAGCAAGAACTTAATTTCAACGATAAAAAGAAATTTGAAGATTTCTTAAAACGTCAAAAACAGCAAGAGCAGTTGATGAAGAATTTCAACAAAAAGCTACAGGATAATTTAGAAGAATTTCAGGAAGAAAAGAAAGAAGATCAATTTAAAGAAGATTTAAAAGAGCGTCTTAAAGAGAACGAAGAAAAGCTAAAGCAAGATGAAAAGTTGCTTGAAGAATTAGAAAAGCTGAAGGATAAAATCAACAAAGAAGAGTTTACCCAAAAGCTTGAAGAATTAGCCAAACAAAACAAAAACAAAAAACGCAGTATGAAACAACTCTTAGAGTTGACCAAGCGTTTTTATGTAATGAAAAAGGCTGAAAAAATTGCCAATCAGTTAGACGATTTAGCGAAGAAGCAGGAAGCACTTTCCAACAAAGACAAAGAGAACACCAAAGAAAAGCAAGACGAATTAAATAAAGAATTCGAAAAGCTTCAAAAAGATATAGAAGATTTAAAACAAGAGGACAGACGTTTGCAAAAACCGATGAATGTTCCTGTAGATGAGTTTTTAGAAGATGGTGTAAAGTTTGACCAAAAGGAAGCTAAAGAAGCGCTTGAGAAGAAGGAAGAGAAAGAAAGCGAGGGTAAACCTAGCGAAGCACAAGAACAGCAGCAAAACGCTCAGGAAAAGCAGAAAAAAGCTGCTAAAAAGATGAAGCAGATGAGTGAGCAGATGATGCAAATGATGTCAGGTGGTGGCGGAGGTGGAGGCGACCAAGCTTCTGAAGATGCTGATGCTTTGCGTCAAATTCTTGAGAATCTTTTATTGTTTTCTTTCGATCAAGAAGAACTGATGAATACTTTTGAGAGTATTGATATCAACAACAACAAATACGGTAAATACATCATCAGCCAAAGTAATTTAAGAGAGCACTTTGAGCATATTGATGATAGTTTGTTTGCCTTGTCATTACGTCAGCCAAAGATTTCTGAGAAGGTAAATGAGCAAATCACAGAAGTGTATTTCAATATAGATAAAGCACTCGGTCAATTGACTGAAAACCGTTTATATCAAGGAGTGTCTTCTCAGCAATATGTCGTTACAGCGAGTAATGAATTGGCGAGCTTTCTGAGTGATGTTTTAGATAATATGGAGATGCAAATGAATTCCGCTATGGGTTCTGGAGGTGGAGGAGGCCAACAACTTCCAGATATTATTATGAGTCAAGAAGAGCTCAATAAGCAAATGGAAGAAGGAGTAAAAAAGAACGAGCAAGGAAAACAGGGTGAAGAAGGGCAAAAAGGCGAAGGTGAAAAGCCAGGACAAGAAGGTAGCGAAGGCAAAGAAGGAGAGGGAAAACAACAAGGAGAACAAGGCCAACAAGGTGAGCAAGGACAGAGTGGTAATCAAGGTCAAAGTGGGCAAAGTGGTGAGAATGGACAGTCTGGAGAACAACAAGGCAAAGGTGGAGAGAACGGCAAGAATGGCCAACAGAATGGAGAGGGTAATAAAGAAGGTGGTGAAGGTCAAAAAGGAAAATACGGCAAAGGTGAAAATGGAAAGGGTGGAAAAAACGGAAATGGTTCTAATGGTGATGGTAATGGTGAAGAACAAAATGATGGTTATGGTGAAGGTGGAAGAGAAGAACAAAATGAAGAATTATTTAAAATATATCAGCAACAACAACAATTACGTCAGGCACTAGAAGACCGTTTATCTAAAGAGGGAAAGATTGAATCTGCTGGAGAGTTGATAAAGCAAATGGAAGATATAGAGTTGGATTTATTGAACTACGGTTTCACAAATCAAACGCTTCAAAAGATGATGGACGTACAACATCAATTATTAAAATTAGAAAATGCCACCTTTATGCAAGGTCAGGATACGAAGCGTGAATCTGAAACCAATAAGAAGGATTTCAATAATAATAATCCCAGTCAAATCCCAACCGCAAAACAATACTTTAACACTACTGAAATATTAAACAGACAAGCACTACCTTTGCAGAATCATTTTAAGAAAAAGATTCAAGAATATTTCAAAAGCAATGATTAG
- a CDS encoding alkane 1-monooxygenase, which translates to MKDLKYLAAFSIPIMAVLGLSFQGYWVWATPVFAFVCIPVLELIFPVDTTNLQSEDVDSRLKRKIFDWLLYLNLPIVYGIVVYALILVAHQPLEIYEFVGLIFSVGIVLGVNGINVGHELGHRQQTNERFLGKALLLPSFYMHFYIEHNFGHHLHAATPEDPATAKYNQSVYSFWLTSTIRQYFNAWNIQKKLLKNNKQSFFSFKNDMLWYTVFQLLYLASVILLLGTTALLFAVCTGVVGFILLETVNYIEHYGLLRLKTKSGRYERVKEIHSWNSNHVIGRIVLYELTRHSDHHFKSSKKYQILDCHDDSPQMPFGYPTSMVLAMVPPLWFKIMNKRVPREMVVS; encoded by the coding sequence ATGAAAGACCTTAAATATTTAGCGGCATTTTCAATACCAATTATGGCTGTTTTGGGACTTAGTTTCCAAGGCTATTGGGTTTGGGCTACACCTGTTTTTGCTTTTGTTTGTATTCCCGTTTTAGAGCTTATTTTTCCCGTAGATACTACTAATCTTCAATCTGAAGATGTAGATAGCAGACTAAAACGTAAGATTTTCGATTGGTTACTTTACCTCAACTTACCCATTGTTTATGGTATTGTGGTTTATGCTTTGATTTTAGTTGCTCATCAACCTTTGGAAATTTATGAGTTTGTTGGACTCATTTTTTCTGTTGGTATTGTTTTAGGCGTTAACGGCATTAATGTTGGTCACGAGTTAGGCCACAGACAACAAACCAACGAACGCTTTTTGGGTAAGGCCTTGCTTCTACCCTCTTTTTATATGCATTTTTATATTGAACATAATTTTGGACATCATCTTCACGCTGCAACACCAGAAGATCCTGCAACCGCAAAATACAATCAAAGTGTGTATTCGTTTTGGTTGACGTCTACGATTAGACAATATTTTAATGCGTGGAACATTCAAAAAAAACTATTGAAGAACAATAAACAATCTTTCTTTTCTTTCAAAAATGATATGTTGTGGTACACTGTTTTTCAACTGTTGTATTTGGCTTCAGTTATACTACTTTTAGGAACTACAGCCTTATTATTTGCTGTTTGCACAGGTGTAGTTGGCTTCATTCTTCTAGAAACTGTCAACTATATTGAACATTATGGATTACTGCGTTTAAAAACTAAGTCTGGTCGTTACGAGCGTGTAAAAGAAATACACTCGTGGAACTCTAATCACGTTATCGGTCGCATTGTGTTATATGAATTAACACGACATAGCGACCATCATTTTAAGTCTTCAAAAAAATATCAAATCTTAGATTGCCACGATGATAGTCCGCAAATGCCATTTGGCTATCCAACTTCAATGGTATTGGCAATGGTACCACCACTTTGGTTTAAGATTATGAATAAGCGTGTGCCGAGAGAGATGGTTGTTTCTTAG
- the gltX gene encoding glutamate--tRNA ligase gives MSKKVRVRFAPSPTGPLHIGGVRTALFNYLFAKKHNGDFVLRIEDTDQNRYVEGAEDYIVKSLNWCGIPFDEGPGKNEKFGPYRQSERKHLYKQYADQLIAEGKAYYAFDTSEELDAHRKQHEAEGKTFIYNWHNREKGRLVNSLVLSEEETLAKIDAGDDYVVRFKSPQDETLQLKDIIRGDISIDTNILDDKILFKSDGMPTYHLANIVDDHLMEITHVIRGEEWLPSLALHKLLYDAFGWEAPEFAHLPLILKPTGKGKLSKRDGDKLGFPVFPLAWTDAKTNEVSRGYKEDGYFPEAVVNFLAFLGWNPGTEQEIFSLEQLVNDFDLARVNKAGARFDPDKTKWFNHHYMQQQLDLELATEFQSKNILLKDIDVNYIALVVGLIKERATFVSDFWELSHFFFVSPTDYDEKASKKALKEGTDEILNKVIELVNSTEDYTVENLQNNIKGWITDNEIGFGKVMMPLRLALVGALQGPDVFDIMYMIGKAETVKRIAALVKMI, from the coding sequence ATGTCAAAAAAAGTACGTGTGCGCTTTGCGCCTAGTCCAACAGGACCTTTACATATTGGTGGTGTAAGAACTGCTTTATTCAATTATTTATTTGCCAAAAAACACAATGGTGATTTTGTGTTGCGTATCGAAGATACAGACCAAAACCGTTATGTAGAAGGTGCGGAAGATTACATTGTAAAATCTTTAAACTGGTGTGGTATTCCGTTTGATGAAGGTCCAGGTAAAAACGAAAAATTTGGTCCTTACAGACAAAGTGAGCGTAAGCATTTGTATAAGCAATATGCTGATCAATTGATTGCTGAAGGTAAAGCTTACTATGCTTTTGATACTTCTGAAGAGCTTGATGCTCATAGAAAACAACATGAAGCTGAAGGTAAAACCTTTATCTACAACTGGCACAATCGTGAGAAAGGACGTTTGGTAAATTCTTTAGTACTTTCTGAAGAAGAAACCCTAGCAAAGATTGATGCTGGCGATGATTATGTAGTACGTTTTAAATCGCCACAAGATGAAACTTTGCAACTAAAGGATATTATTCGTGGCGATATTTCTATAGATACCAACATACTTGATGATAAGATTTTGTTTAAAAGTGACGGAATGCCAACCTATCATCTTGCTAATATTGTAGATGATCATTTGATGGAAATTACTCACGTTATTCGTGGTGAAGAATGGTTACCTTCTTTAGCATTACACAAATTATTATATGATGCTTTCGGTTGGGAAGCACCAGAATTTGCACATTTACCTTTAATCTTAAAACCAACAGGAAAAGGAAAATTAAGCAAACGTGATGGTGATAAATTAGGGTTTCCTGTATTTCCATTAGCTTGGACAGACGCAAAAACCAACGAAGTTTCCAGAGGTTATAAAGAGGATGGGTATTTCCCTGAAGCTGTTGTGAATTTCTTAGCCTTTTTAGGTTGGAATCCTGGTACAGAGCAAGAGATTTTCAGTTTAGAACAATTGGTGAATGATTTTGATTTAGCAAGAGTTAACAAAGCTGGTGCACGTTTTGATCCTGATAAAACCAAATGGTTTAACCATCATTATATGCAACAGCAATTAGACTTGGAACTGGCAACAGAATTTCAATCAAAAAATATCTTGTTGAAAGATATTGATGTGAATTACATTGCTTTGGTTGTGGGCTTAATTAAAGAACGCGCAACGTTTGTAAGCGATTTTTGGGAATTGAGCCACTTCTTCTTTGTGTCGCCTACTGATTATGACGAGAAAGCATCTAAAAAGGCTTTAAAAGAGGGTACTGATGAGATTTTAAATAAAGTTATTGAATTGGTGAATTCAACCGAAGATTATACGGTAGAAAACCTTCAAAACAATATAAAAGGCTGGATAACTGATAACGAGATTGGCTTCGGAAAAGTGATGATGCCATTACGTTTGGCTCTAGTAGGTGCTTTACAAGGACCAGATGTGTTCGATATTATGTATATGATTGGTAAAGCCGAAACGGTTAAGCGTATTGCCGCTTTGGTAAAGATGATTTAG
- a CDS encoding SPFH domain-containing protein, translated as MDFPVFLIPIIFFGLVILISSFFIVKQQTAAVIERFGRYQSIRHSGLQIKIPLVDRIAGKLSLKIQQLDVIVETKTLDDVFVRLKISVQYMVIKEKVYEAFYKLDYPHEQITSYVFDVVRAEVPKMKLDDVFVRKDDIAIAVKAELNDAMVEYGYDIIKTLVTDIDPDAQVKAAMNRINAAEREKIAAQFEGDAQRILIVEKAKAEAESKRLQGQGIADQRREIARGLEESVEVLNGVGINSQEASALIVVTQHYDTLQSIGEETNSNLILLPNSPQAGSDMLNNMVASFTASNQIGEAMKASNNKKKKDE; from the coding sequence ATGGATTTTCCTGTTTTTTTGATTCCAATTATCTTTTTTGGACTCGTTATTTTAATTTCTTCATTCTTTATTGTAAAGCAACAAACCGCAGCGGTCATAGAACGTTTTGGACGTTATCAAAGTATTAGACACTCTGGTTTACAGATTAAGATTCCGTTAGTAGATCGTATTGCTGGTAAGTTGAGTTTAAAAATTCAACAGCTCGATGTTATTGTAGAAACCAAAACTTTAGATGATGTATTTGTTCGTTTAAAGATTTCTGTGCAATATATGGTTATAAAAGAAAAAGTATATGAAGCCTTTTATAAACTAGACTATCCGCATGAGCAAATTACAAGTTATGTATTTGATGTGGTGCGTGCTGAAGTACCAAAAATGAAATTAGATGACGTTTTTGTGCGTAAAGATGATATCGCTATTGCTGTAAAAGCTGAATTAAATGACGCTATGGTTGAGTATGGTTACGACATCATTAAAACTTTAGTAACAGACATAGATCCTGATGCACAAGTAAAAGCTGCAATGAACCGTATTAATGCTGCTGAGCGTGAAAAAATCGCTGCACAATTTGAAGGTGATGCACAACGTATTTTAATTGTTGAAAAGGCAAAAGCTGAAGCTGAAAGCAAACGACTACAAGGACAAGGTATCGCAGACCAAAGACGCGAAATTGCTCGTGGTTTAGAGGAGTCTGTAGAAGTGTTGAATGGAGTTGGTATTAACTCTCAAGAAGCATCTGCATTAATCGTTGTAACACAACATTACGATACGCTTCAATCTATTGGTGAAGAAACCAATAGTAACTTAATCTTGTTACCAAATTCACCACAAGCTGGTAGTGATATGTTAAATAACATGGTAGCATCTTTTACAGCAAGTAACCAAATTGGAGAAGCTATGAAAGCCAGCAATAACAAGAAGAAAAAAGACGAATAA
- a CDS encoding DUF1761 domain-containing protein: MELNYLAIVVSAVVPLLIGAIWYNPNVLGTAWMKASGMTEEKIKTGNIAVIFGVTLVLSFMLAFSVNGMVIHQVAATQLAFTNPDAESFKTFMAEFGNMHRNYGHGALHGAIGALFFVLPVLGINALFERKGWKYILINVGYWVLTLAIMGAILCGWK, from the coding sequence ATGGAATTAAATTATTTAGCTATTGTGGTTTCAGCCGTTGTACCTTTATTAATTGGTGCTATTTGGTACAACCCAAATGTATTAGGAACTGCTTGGATGAAAGCTTCAGGAATGACTGAAGAGAAAATAAAAACAGGCAATATTGCTGTAATTTTTGGAGTGACATTAGTATTGTCATTTATGTTAGCATTTAGTGTAAATGGGATGGTTATTCATCAAGTTGCGGCAACACAACTAGCATTTACAAATCCAGATGCTGAATCATTTAAAACTTTTATGGCAGAATTTGGCAATATGCATCGTAATTATGGTCATGGAGCCTTACATGGTGCAATAGGAGCCCTGTTTTTTGTATTGCCTGTTTTAGGAATTAATGCCCTTTTTGAAAGAAAAGGATGGAAGTATATCCTAATCAATGTTGGCTATTGGGTACTAACTTTAGCTATTATGGGAGCTATACTTTGTGGTTGGAAATAA
- a CDS encoding glutamine--tRNA ligase/YqeY domain fusion protein, which yields MSEETKSLNFIEHIIEEDLANGLPKDKLRFRFPPEPNGYLHIGHTKAIGISFGLGEKYNAPVNLRFDDTNPAKEEQEYVDAIKRDIAWLGYKWENELYSSDYFDKLYNWAVQLIKDGKAYVDSQTSEAMAEQKGTPTQPGTNSPYRDRSVEENLDLFQRMKAGEFPAGTHVLRAKIDMQDPNMLMRDPIMYRIMYAHHHRTGDEWCIYPMYDWTHGESDYIEQISHSLCSLEFKPHRKLYDWFKDNVYEYAKDKLPLPPKQREFARLNLSYTIMSKRKLLKLVEEKVVSGWDDPRMPTISGLRRRGYTPNSIREFIKKVGVAKRENVIDVSLLEFCIREDLNKTANRVMAVLDPVKVVITNYPEDKEEWLEAENNQEDDSAGFRKVPFSREIYIEKEDFKEEASSKFFRLKLGGEVRLKNAYIIKANDVVKDENGKITEIHCTYDIDTSKKVKGTLHWVSIKHAVTAEVREYDRLFMDEAPDSHDGKDFMEFLNPNSLNIIEAYVEPSLAEAKVGEQFQFQRLGYFNVDDDSTSDKLVFNKTVGLRDSWAKQKPKLQAATQAKPQPQQQKRSAISVIQQLGKKYTNYPEDKQAKAKAEIIDLAKEVSYDDLEPLFGTAVKKAGTRIAVMIALKEMLKNGLERNDAVNEFIEKALEDKNEILVKEASEIS from the coding sequence ATGTCAGAAGAAACAAAATCACTCAATTTTATTGAGCATATTATAGAAGAAGATTTAGCAAACGGTTTACCAAAAGATAAGCTACGTTTTCGTTTTCCACCAGAACCAAATGGTTACTTGCATATTGGCCATACAAAAGCCATTGGCATTAGTTTTGGATTAGGTGAAAAATACAATGCACCTGTAAATCTAAGATTTGATGATACAAATCCTGCAAAAGAAGAACAGGAATATGTAGATGCCATTAAGCGCGATATAGCTTGGTTAGGATATAAATGGGAAAATGAACTCTATTCGTCAGACTATTTTGATAAACTATATAACTGGGCTGTACAACTAATTAAAGATGGTAAGGCTTATGTAGATAGCCAAACCTCTGAAGCTATGGCAGAGCAAAAAGGTACTCCAACACAACCAGGAACCAATAGTCCATACAGAGATAGAAGTGTAGAGGAAAACTTAGATTTATTCCAACGTATGAAAGCTGGAGAATTTCCTGCTGGTACACATGTGTTGCGTGCCAAAATAGACATGCAAGACCCAAACATGCTAATGCGAGATCCTATAATGTATCGTATTATGTATGCACATCATCACAGAACAGGTGATGAGTGGTGTATTTATCCAATGTACGATTGGACGCACGGAGAAAGCGATTATATAGAGCAAATATCACATTCCTTGTGTTCTTTAGAATTTAAGCCACACAGAAAGCTGTACGATTGGTTTAAAGATAACGTTTATGAGTATGCTAAGGACAAGTTACCATTACCACCAAAACAACGCGAATTTGCACGTTTAAACCTATCGTATACCATTATGAGTAAACGTAAGTTACTTAAGTTGGTAGAAGAGAAGGTGGTTTCTGGTTGGGATGATCCAAGGATGCCTACTATTTCTGGATTACGCAGAAGAGGTTACACACCAAATTCTATTAGAGAATTTATTAAAAAAGTTGGTGTTGCTAAACGTGAAAATGTGATAGACGTTTCTCTTCTTGAATTTTGTATTCGTGAGGATTTAAACAAAACAGCTAACCGCGTCATGGCGGTTTTAGATCCTGTAAAAGTAGTAATCACCAATTATCCAGAGGATAAAGAAGAATGGTTAGAGGCAGAAAATAATCAAGAAGATGATAGTGCTGGATTCAGAAAAGTGCCGTTTTCAAGAGAAATTTATATTGAAAAGGAAGACTTTAAAGAAGAAGCTAGTAGTAAGTTTTTCAGATTAAAGCTTGGAGGTGAAGTACGTTTGAAAAATGCTTATATCATTAAAGCAAATGATGTAGTAAAAGATGAAAATGGTAAGATCACCGAAATTCACTGTACATACGATATAGACACGTCTAAAAAAGTAAAAGGAACACTACATTGGGTATCTATAAAACATGCTGTAACTGCTGAGGTTAGAGAGTACGATAGATTGTTTATGGATGAAGCACCAGACAGTCATGATGGCAAAGATTTTATGGAATTTTTAAACCCAAATTCTTTAAATATTATTGAAGCTTATGTTGAACCAAGTTTAGCAGAAGCTAAAGTAGGAGAGCAGTTTCAGTTTCAACGTTTAGGGTATTTTAATGTCGATGACGATTCTACCTCAGATAAATTGGTGTTCAATAAAACGGTTGGTTTACGTGATAGTTGGGCAAAGCAAAAGCCAAAACTACAAGCAGCTACTCAAGCAAAACCACAACCACAACAGCAAAAGCGTTCCGCAATAAGCGTCATTCAGCAATTAGGTAAAAAGTACACGAATTATCCTGAAGATAAACAAGCAAAAGCTAAAGCAGAAATTATTGATTTAGCTAAGGAGGTATCTTACGACGATTTAGAGCCTTTATTTGGTACTGCTGTAAAAAAGGCTGGCACACGCATCGCTGTAATGATTGCGTTAAAAGAAATGCTTAAAAACGGCTTAGAGCGTAATGATGCAGTTAATGAGTTTATTGAAAAAGCCTTAGAAGATAAAAATGAAATTTTGGTTAAAGAAGCTTCTGAAATAAGTTAA
- a CDS encoding zinc ribbon domain-containing protein, whose amino-acid sequence MNYKCPKCDNTTYELGEMRATGGTLSKIFDVQNKKFTSVTCKKCTYTEFFKAKTSAMSNIFDFFTN is encoded by the coding sequence ATGAATTACAAATGTCCGAAATGTGATAATACAACTTATGAATTAGGAGAAATGAGAGCAACAGGTGGTACACTCTCTAAAATCTTTGATGTACAGAACAAAAAATTTACTTCTGTAACTTGTAAAAAATGCACATACACAGAATTTTTTAAAGCAAAAACCAGTGCGATGAGTAATATCTTTGACTTTTTTACGAATTAA
- the folB gene encoding dihydroneopterin aldolase has translation MGIIKVENIRVFANHGCLKEETAIGSDYRVDVVVNADLSRSAQTDDLSDTVDYVFLNKVVREEMAKPSKLLETVAQRIIDRILYEDRLVTKVSVSVSKINPPIGGDVEMVTIKLSEKRKK, from the coding sequence ATGGGAATAATAAAAGTTGAAAATATTCGTGTTTTTGCCAATCATGGTTGTTTAAAAGAAGAAACCGCTATTGGTAGCGACTATCGTGTAGATGTTGTGGTTAATGCAGATTTATCAAGGTCTGCACAAACCGATGATTTAAGTGATACAGTAGATTATGTGTTTTTAAATAAGGTTGTACGCGAAGAAATGGCAAAACCTTCAAAGCTTCTTGAAACCGTTGCTCAACGCATCATAGATAGGATACTGTATGAAGATAGGCTTGTTACAAAAGTTTCTGTTTCTGTGAGTAAAATTAATCCTCCGATTGGTGGTGACGTAGAAATGGTTACGATTAAACTTTCAGAAAAACGAAAAAAGTAA